A stretch of Schistocerca americana isolate TAMUIC-IGC-003095 chromosome 3, iqSchAmer2.1, whole genome shotgun sequence DNA encodes these proteins:
- the LOC124607000 gene encoding probable prefoldin subunit 4: MASSNSATFQPDSDVHISYDDQQKINEFARHNARLEDYKDELKSKQNQLKNLEEACDELTLMDQTEFVPYFMGEVFINQDIEQTEKMLEEAKNKILSETKDLEDKCSNIKNQMSELKTYLYAKFGNHINLEADDD, encoded by the exons ATGGCAAGCTCGAATTCGGCTACTTTTCAGCCG GATTCAGACGTTCACATCTCGTATGACGACCAGCAAAAGATAAATGAATTTGCAAGACATAATGCAAGGCTCGAAGATTATAAGGATGAACTAAAATCAAAGCAG AACCAGCTGAAGAATTTGGAGGAGGCATGTGATGAATTGACGCTAATGGACCAAACAGAATTTGTTCCGTATTTTATGGGTGAAGTTTTCATCAATCAAGATATTGAACAAACGGAG AAAATGTTGGAGGAAGCCAAAAACAAGATATTATCAGAAACAAAGGATTTGGAGGATAAATGCAGTAATATAAAAAACCAAATGAGTGAACTGAAAACTTACCTTTATGCTAAATTTGGAAATCACATAAACCTTGAGGCAGATGATGACTGA